Proteins encoded within one genomic window of Acidiferrobacter thiooxydans:
- a CDS encoding YidH family protein, producing MIERYGDHAANERTYLAWVRTGVAVMAFGFLVEKFDIFLVYIGKALHKGTGAHHGLHGAEILGMGLVALGISMMVGASIRFLRTRRAIMAEGPARGPGNPAPYVAMVLALVLMGIALLIYLAQVSGRP from the coding sequence ATGATCGAGCGCTACGGGGATCATGCCGCAAACGAACGCACCTACCTCGCGTGGGTGCGTACCGGGGTTGCGGTCATGGCATTTGGTTTTCTAGTCGAAAAATTCGATATTTTTCTCGTCTACATCGGCAAGGCGCTGCATAAGGGGACCGGCGCGCACCATGGGCTGCACGGAGCGGAGATTCTGGGAATGGGGCTCGTCGCCTTGGGGATATCCATGATGGTCGGGGCGTCGATACGCTTTCTGCGCACGCGCCGCGCCATCATGGCCGAGGGCCCCGCGCGGGGCCCGGGCAACCCGGCCCCTTATGTTGCGATGGTTCTGGCGCTGGTTCTGATGGGGATCGCGCTGCTCATCTACCTGGCGCAGGTGAGCGGCCGCCCTTGA
- a CDS encoding N5-glutamine methyltransferase family protein — protein sequence MDIAEDDGALTGAIQNILIAGGIDDPIAESERIVSETREMELDPMGVRERAVSMARARASGIPLGYVLGRQRFMGIEIAVGPGVLIPRSETELLGWEAVARLREARGAHGLGARVIDMCCGSGNLACGIAHAIPGAEVWASDLMEDCATLTLRNAQRLGLSDRIHVASGDLFEPLAASEAGACDVIVCNPPYISSHRLSRDRQDLLDHEPRQAFDGGPYGLSIYQRLIRDAAPFLVTGGWLLLEVGVGQAVSLELLLGRSGAYDHVELVADPQGEPRVIAARRAIMVKGGRSPAPGR from the coding sequence ATGGATATTGCCGAGGATGATGGGGCGTTAACGGGGGCCATACAGAATATTCTCATTGCAGGCGGTATCGACGATCCGATAGCCGAAAGCGAGCGGATCGTGAGCGAGACCCGGGAGATGGAGCTGGATCCTATGGGCGTGAGAGAGCGGGCAGTGTCGATGGCACGCGCCCGCGCAAGCGGCATCCCGCTCGGTTATGTCCTCGGACGCCAACGCTTCATGGGGATCGAGATCGCAGTCGGCCCCGGGGTTTTGATTCCGCGCAGCGAGACCGAACTTTTGGGGTGGGAGGCGGTGGCACGGTTACGCGAGGCGCGCGGCGCTCACGGTCTCGGCGCGCGCGTAATCGATATGTGTTGTGGTTCCGGCAATCTCGCCTGTGGCATTGCCCATGCCATTCCCGGTGCGGAGGTCTGGGCAAGCGACCTCATGGAGGACTGCGCCACACTGACTTTGCGTAACGCCCAACGCCTCGGGCTGTCAGACCGTATCCATGTCGCATCCGGTGATCTGTTCGAGCCGCTCGCCGCGAGCGAGGCGGGGGCTTGTGACGTGATCGTGTGCAATCCGCCTTATATATCAAGCCATAGGCTGAGCCGCGATCGCCAGGACCTCCTGGACCACGAACCGCGCCAGGCATTCGACGGCGGCCCGTATGGCCTATCCATTTACCAGCGGCTCATCCGTGACGCGGCCCCATTTCTGGTGACCGGCGGCTGGCTGCTTCTTGAGGTCGGCGTCGGGCAGGCCGTTTCCCTGGAGCTCCTTTTGGGGCGTTCCGGGGCCTACGATCATGTGGAACTGGTTGCCGACCCTCAAGGAGAACCCCGCGTGATCGCGGCACGCCGCGCCATCATGGTCAAGGGCGGCCGCTCACCTGCGCCAGGTAGATGA
- the dgt gene encoding dGTP triphosphohydrolase: MAVSVEAAVDREGGRGQAMGEAMRWHSLLTSARLGVSAVRGSPTTGRSEFQRDFDRIIFSSAFRRLQDKTQVFPLAESDYVRTRLTHSLEASSVGRSLGTLVGAGLKARYPEIEDLQVSPSDIGAIVAAACVAHDIGNPPFGHSGEDAIRLFFETHATGADLLASLSEAQRADFLQFEGNAQGFRILTRLQSPDNRGGLQLTLATLGAFTKYPRGARHDPVPGAVSLRKHGFMAADEEHFAQAAMGLQLTARADGIWTRHPLAYLVEAADDICYHVVDVEDAYRLGILSYEDVEGVLAGIIDDPALPRRLAGMNDDKGRIEYLRARSINTLVEQAAQRFLAIEDRLRAGDCDVPLLAEVSAAGGMQALRGLGEQRIYMAPPVVEIEAAGFEVLAGLLAVFGAAIEAQARGRINARDRMRLKLVPTQFLGPNGGVHEDPYQRLLRLTDFVSGMTDTYAVSLYKKVTGISLPGGEWCAHRGPIRPMTD, translated from the coding sequence TTGGCGGTATCGGTGGAGGCGGCGGTGGATCGGGAGGGAGGTCGGGGGCAGGCTATGGGCGAGGCCATGAGATGGCACTCATTACTGACGTCGGCGCGTCTTGGGGTATCGGCGGTGCGCGGGTCGCCCACCACCGGGCGCAGTGAATTTCAGAGAGATTTCGACCGCATTATCTTCTCCTCGGCCTTCCGGCGGCTCCAGGACAAGACCCAAGTATTTCCTTTGGCAGAGAGCGATTATGTGCGCACGCGTCTTACGCACAGCCTCGAGGCCTCGAGTGTCGGGCGCTCACTCGGCACGCTTGTCGGTGCGGGTCTCAAAGCGCGCTACCCTGAGATCGAGGATCTTCAGGTGTCGCCGTCCGACATAGGCGCGATCGTCGCGGCGGCATGCGTCGCCCACGATATCGGTAATCCACCGTTCGGTCATTCCGGTGAAGATGCCATCCGCCTTTTCTTCGAGACCCACGCTACGGGCGCGGATCTTCTCGCATCCCTGTCCGAGGCCCAGCGCGCGGACTTTTTGCAGTTCGAGGGTAATGCGCAAGGATTTCGAATCCTGACCCGGTTACAGAGTCCAGACAATCGCGGCGGCCTGCAGTTGACCCTGGCCACCCTCGGCGCCTTCACGAAATATCCCCGCGGCGCACGTCACGATCCCGTTCCGGGGGCGGTCAGTCTGCGCAAGCATGGCTTTATGGCGGCCGACGAGGAGCATTTCGCGCAGGCGGCCATGGGGCTGCAGCTCACTGCGCGCGCCGACGGTATCTGGACGCGTCACCCGCTGGCCTACCTCGTCGAGGCCGCCGATGACATCTGTTACCACGTCGTCGACGTGGAGGATGCTTATCGACTCGGCATTCTGTCTTATGAGGATGTGGAGGGGGTATTGGCTGGGATCATCGATGATCCGGCGTTGCCGCGGCGCCTAGCCGGCATGAATGACGACAAGGGGCGCATCGAATATCTGCGCGCGCGCAGCATCAATACCCTGGTAGAGCAGGCGGCCCAGCGCTTTTTGGCGATCGAGGATCGGTTGCGCGCCGGAGATTGCGATGTCCCATTACTCGCCGAGGTGAGCGCCGCAGGCGGCATGCAGGCCTTGCGCGGCCTCGGCGAGCAGCGTATCTACATGGCGCCGCCGGTGGTGGAGATCGAGGCTGCGGGGTTTGAGGTCCTGGCCGGGTTGCTTGCGGTGTTCGGGGCAGCGATCGAGGCCCAGGCCCGCGGTCGGATCAATGCCCGCGATCGTATGCGCCTGAAGCTCGTGCCGACACAGTTTCTCGGACCAAACGGCGGAGTCCATGAAGATCCCTACCAGCGCCTCTTGCGCTTGACAGATTTTGTATCTGGAATGACAGACACTTACGCAGTATCCCTCTACAAAAAAGTTACCGGTATTTCTCTGCCGGGGGGTGAATGGTGCGCTCATCGCGGGCCCATCCGGCCAATGACGGACTGA
- a CDS encoding undecaprenyl diphosphate synthase family protein, giving the protein MALPQHIGFIPDGNRRWAQDKGLAREHGYGFGIEPGVRLFERCRDIGVKEMSIYGFTRDNTKRPAAQKVAFSEACVRFVDDIKGRGAALLVLGDEDSGVFPKELRVYRERQGVGMKVNLLVNYGWDWDIEGLRHGGLRSGAVSRIDLIVRWGGGRRLSGFLPIQSVYADFFVVDEYWPDFTMDQFEAALRWFRAQDRTLGG; this is encoded by the coding sequence ATTGCGCTTCCACAACACATAGGTTTCATTCCCGACGGCAACAGGCGCTGGGCGCAAGACAAGGGGCTTGCGCGCGAGCATGGCTATGGGTTCGGGATAGAGCCGGGGGTGCGGCTGTTCGAGCGCTGCCGGGACATCGGTGTAAAGGAGATGTCGATCTACGGTTTCACGCGCGACAATACCAAGCGGCCGGCGGCCCAGAAGGTGGCGTTTTCCGAGGCGTGCGTGCGCTTTGTCGATGATATTAAAGGGCGCGGCGCGGCACTACTCGTGCTCGGCGATGAAGACTCGGGTGTATTCCCGAAGGAATTGCGGGTCTATCGGGAGCGGCAGGGGGTCGGCATGAAGGTCAATCTGCTCGTGAATTACGGTTGGGATTGGGATATAGAGGGCCTGCGCCATGGAGGCTTGCGCTCGGGTGCTGTGTCCAGGATCGATCTGATCGTGCGCTGGGGTGGCGGTCGGCGCTTGAGCGGATTCTTGCCGATCCAATCGGTGTACGCGGACTTTTTTGTCGTTGACGAGTACTGGCCGGACTTCACCATGGATCAATTCGAGGCGGCGCTCCGCTGGTTTCGTGCACAAGACCGCACCCTCGGAGGCTAG
- a CDS encoding RNA-guided endonuclease InsQ/TnpB family protein, which yields MVPAGDGRRPRWHQNLHDRLPGRRPGRGQRRYRQRRRETFRRWRRGLSHPPPHPAPGTAEGGGAQAPRAPAQGPARKLRTLSGQEARFRKDVNHTLSKTLVAKAQDTGRGLALEDLKGIRDRTRFRKAHRARMGGWAFHQLRTFIAYKAQRGGVMLEIVDPRNTSRECAVCGYVAKTNRPSQAEFRCGVCGHTDPADVSAARNIRSRAGAAVDRPKVSEPPHTIAA from the coding sequence ATGGTTCCTGCTGGTGACGGTCGACGTCCCCGATGGCACCAAAACCTCCACGACCGACTTCCTGGGCGTCGACCTGGGCGTGGCCAACGTCGCTACCGACAGCGACGGCGTGAAACATTCCGGAGATGGCGTCGAGGCCTGTCGCATCCGCCACCACACCCGGCGCCAGGGACTGCAGAAGGCGGCGGGGCGCAAGCGCCGCGGGCGCCGGCCCAAGGCCCCGCCCGCAAACTGCGCACACTCTCCGGGCAGGAAGCCCGTTTTCGCAAAGACGTCAATCATACCCTGTCCAAAACGCTCGTTGCCAAGGCCCAAGACACCGGCCGCGGATTGGCCCTCGAAGACTTGAAGGGCATTCGCGACCGGACACGGTTTCGCAAGGCACACCGGGCGCGGATGGGCGGTTGGGCCTTCCATCAGCTCCGCACCTTCATCGCCTACAAGGCGCAAAGGGGCGGGGTGATGCTGGAGATCGTCGACCCCCGCAACACCAGCCGGGAATGTGCTGTCTGCGGGTACGTCGCCAAAACCAACCGCCCCTCCCAAGCCGAGTTCCGCTGCGGGGTCTGTGGACACACAGACCCCGCGGATGTGAGCGCGGCCCGGAACATCCGTTCCCGGGCCGGGGCCGCTGTCGACCGGCCTAAAGTCTCGGAACCGCCGCACACGATCGCGGCTTAG
- a CDS encoding right-handed parallel beta-helix repeat-containing protein yields MVGTNTSFLNTSRSFKKLLLPLAIAASLSACVSGGTGSGTGTAASPGAQPSSSGAPTNTSANNNASTTTPITGSTIPMGLALNTPGAGTGQTYYVATTGSDSNNGLSPQTPFLTIQHAIETVGPGGTIEIMGGTYPGGITIDHPGTANGWITMEPYQNQQVTIDGSNTMNDVFFYNATGAPTYWEVKGLNITNAQQYTVQISVPDVKLVDNDISGAHNDLVKLVQAAHNVVIWGNKIHNNNAAPGSNAQGVDMVGSQNVLVAHNTVYNVASIGMYCKGNAGNITFEDNTLNNIYSRGIMLGESTGVQYLLPGQTYESYNSIVKNNVITNDQSACLAESSSYNAEIYNNSCYNTAIARHGGIMISNESALNQAGTNVYIRNNILYNLTNRPMEVIAPHAMTNYATLHIDYNMYYNPNGVTFEWDDKNIYGMPFATWQKTTGLDKYTIVANPLYASTSTLTLSANSPAINAGIVLPSVTHDFNGVARPTSGSYDLGAYQSAQ; encoded by the coding sequence ATGGTTGGTACAAATACGTCTTTCCTGAATACCAGTCGCTCGTTCAAGAAACTTTTGCTGCCCCTGGCCATCGCCGCCTCCCTATCTGCCTGTGTGAGCGGAGGCACTGGTAGTGGCACCGGGACCGCGGCAAGCCCTGGCGCCCAGCCATCCAGTAGCGGCGCACCAACGAACACCAGCGCCAATAATAACGCCAGCACTACCACCCCTATCACCGGCAGCACCATCCCCATGGGGCTTGCCTTGAACACCCCGGGTGCTGGTACCGGCCAGACGTACTATGTCGCCACGACCGGCTCGGACAGCAATAACGGGCTAAGCCCGCAGACACCGTTTCTGACGATCCAGCATGCCATCGAGACGGTGGGGCCGGGCGGCACGATCGAGATCATGGGCGGGACCTATCCAGGCGGCATCACCATCGACCACCCAGGCACGGCCAACGGCTGGATCACCATGGAGCCCTACCAGAACCAGCAGGTCACGATCGACGGCAGCAACACCATGAACGATGTGTTCTTTTACAACGCCACCGGGGCGCCCACCTACTGGGAGGTCAAGGGGCTGAATATCACCAATGCCCAGCAATACACCGTGCAGATCTCGGTCCCGGACGTCAAGCTCGTGGACAATGACATCTCCGGCGCCCATAACGACCTCGTAAAGCTCGTGCAGGCCGCCCACAACGTCGTGATCTGGGGCAACAAGATCCATAACAACAACGCCGCCCCCGGCAGCAACGCCCAGGGGGTCGACATGGTCGGCTCGCAAAACGTGCTGGTGGCCCACAACACCGTCTATAACGTCGCCTCGATCGGCATGTACTGCAAGGGCAACGCCGGCAACATCACCTTCGAGGACAACACCCTCAACAACATCTACAGCCGCGGCATCATGCTCGGCGAGTCCACAGGCGTCCAGTACCTGCTCCCCGGCCAGACCTACGAGTCCTACAACAGCATCGTCAAGAACAATGTCATCACCAACGACCAGAGCGCGTGCCTGGCTGAGTCGTCTTCCTACAATGCCGAGATCTATAACAACTCGTGCTATAACACGGCGATTGCCCGTCACGGCGGCATCATGATCTCGAACGAATCCGCCCTCAATCAGGCCGGCACCAACGTATACATCCGCAACAACATCCTTTATAACTTGACGAATCGCCCCATGGAGGTCATTGCGCCGCACGCCATGACCAACTACGCGACGCTCCATATCGATTACAATATGTACTACAACCCAAACGGAGTCACCTTCGAGTGGGACGACAAGAACATCTACGGCATGCCGTTTGCCACCTGGCAAAAGACCACGGGTCTTGACAAGTATACGATTGTCGCCAATCCGCTCTACGCCAGCACCTCGACCCTTACGCTGAGCGCCAACAGTCCCGCTATCAACGCCGGTATCGTCCTACCGTCCGTGACGCACGACTTTAACGGCGTGGCACGACCGACAAGTGGATCCTACGACTTGGGCGCATACCAGTCCGCACAATAA
- the ltrA gene encoding group II intron reverse transcriptase/maturase produces the protein MKAEETRQVPTSAASPGRNPGMAAAGAETDATTRRRTKAESSGLMDAVVERGNLMLAYQRVVKNKGAAGVDGIGIAEFKDHLKQHWPTIKAKLLTGDYMPQLVRRVDIPKPQGGVRTLGIPTLTDRLIQQALHQVLSPIFEADFSESSYGFRPGRNAHQAVKAAKQFVAEGRRVVVDMDLEKFFDRVNHDLLMEKLSKKIDDGRVLQLIRRYLEAGMMAEGIVSPRTEGTPQGGPLSPLLSNILLTGLDRELERRGHAFCRYADDCNIYVRSQQAGERVMASITRFLADTLKLTVNAAKSAVAHPWQRKFLGYSLTWHQAPKLKIAPTSLQRLEDKIREVLKGARGRSLKTVIEELNPILRGWMAYFKLAETKKALEGLDGWIRRKLRCILWRQWKRPYTRAKNLMKLGLTEERAFRSAFNQRGPWWNSGASHMNQAFPKSFFDRLGLVSLLDTTRRLQRVQ, from the coding sequence ATGAAGGCAGAAGAGACACGGCAAGTGCCTACCAGTGCAGCGAGCCCGGGGCGGAACCCTGGGATGGCTGCGGCTGGCGCCGAGACTGACGCGACGACCCGCAGGCGGACGAAAGCGGAGTCGAGCGGGTTAATGGACGCCGTAGTAGAACGCGGCAACCTGATGCTTGCGTATCAACGGGTGGTCAAGAACAAAGGCGCTGCCGGCGTCGATGGCATCGGCATTGCGGAGTTCAAAGACCACCTCAAGCAACACTGGCCGACGATCAAGGCCAAGCTACTGACCGGGGACTACATGCCCCAATTGGTACGCCGGGTGGACATACCGAAACCGCAAGGTGGAGTGAGAACGCTCGGCATCCCAACGCTGACGGATCGACTGATCCAGCAAGCGCTGCATCAGGTGCTCTCACCGATCTTCGAAGCGGACTTCTCGGAATCGAGCTACGGCTTTCGGCCGGGAAGGAATGCCCACCAAGCGGTCAAGGCGGCCAAGCAGTTTGTCGCCGAAGGCCGGCGGGTGGTGGTCGATATGGACCTGGAGAAATTTTTTGATCGGGTCAATCACGACCTGCTGATGGAAAAGCTCTCGAAGAAGATCGACGATGGACGGGTACTTCAACTCATCCGCCGGTATTTGGAAGCGGGCATGATGGCGGAGGGGATTGTCTCCCCGAGGACGGAGGGCACGCCGCAAGGCGGACCCCTCTCTCCACTGCTGTCGAATATCCTGCTGACGGGACTGGATCGGGAACTGGAGCGCCGGGGCCACGCCTTCTGCCGCTATGCCGACGACTGTAACATCTACGTCAGAAGCCAGCAGGCAGGGGAGCGGGTCATGGCGAGCATCACCCGGTTTCTGGCGGACACGCTCAAGCTCACGGTGAATGCGGCCAAGAGCGCGGTAGCGCATCCGTGGCAGAGGAAGTTTCTGGGCTACAGCCTCACGTGGCACCAGGCTCCGAAACTAAAGATTGCGCCGACCAGCCTCCAGCGGCTGGAAGACAAAATCCGTGAAGTACTCAAAGGTGCGCGGGGACGCAGCCTGAAGACAGTCATCGAGGAACTCAATCCGATCCTGCGTGGCTGGATGGCGTATTTCAAGCTGGCCGAGACCAAGAAGGCATTGGAAGGTCTGGATGGCTGGATCAGGCGCAAACTGCGCTGCATTTTGTGGCGGCAGTGGAAACGCCCTTATACTCGTGCCAAGAACCTGATGAAGCTGGGACTGACGGAAGAGCGGGCGTTTCGCTCGGCCTTCAATCAACGCGGGCCATGGTGGAACAGTGGTGCGAGCCACATGAACCAGGCCTTCCCGAAGTCCTTCTTTGATCGTTTAGGTCTGGTGTCGCTGCTCGATACGACGCGACGACTCCAGCGTGTTCAATGA
- the tnpA gene encoding IS66 family insertion sequence element accessory protein TnpA yields the protein MAKIRSNEAWQELFAEYEASAESARDFCARHGLRLTYFYRRSLELRGRSASRRGQEVKRGAPPAAFVPVTVTPRGLPAPVGPKPGGPHCVGDTVTLTIGKASLALSSAVPPAWVAALLMALKA from the coding sequence ATGGCAAAGATCCGCAGTAATGAGGCTTGGCAAGAGCTCTTTGCCGAGTACGAGGCAAGCGCAGAGAGTGCGCGCGACTTCTGTGCCCGGCATGGACTACGGTTGACGTACTTCTATCGGCGCAGCCTGGAGCTTCGCGGGCGTTCGGCAAGCCGCCGGGGGCAAGAGGTCAAGCGTGGCGCACCCCCCGCGGCCTTCGTGCCGGTGACGGTCACACCCCGGGGTCTGCCAGCACCGGTCGGCCCCAAGCCAGGTGGCCCCCACTGCGTGGGGGATACGGTCACGCTCACTATCGGCAAGGCCTCGCTGGCGTTGTCGTCTGCCGTGCCCCCGGCGTGGGTGGCCGCCCTCCTTATGGCCCTTAAGGCCTGA
- the tnpB gene encoding IS66 family insertion sequence element accessory protein TnpB (TnpB, as the term is used for proteins encoded by IS66 family insertion elements, is considered an accessory protein, since TnpC, encoded by a neighboring gene, is a DDE family transposase.) yields MRMFIDPLAVYLHRDPIDFRVGIDGLAARVEQEMALSPLTGALFIFTNRRRDRVKILYWDQTGFALWLKRLEAARFAWPRKVSEAVLTLSEDQLQWLLAGYDITLMKPHPSLVYQRVS; encoded by the coding sequence ATGCGCATGTTCATAGACCCCTTGGCCGTGTATCTGCACCGTGATCCCATCGACTTCCGGGTGGGGATCGATGGGCTCGCCGCCCGTGTGGAGCAAGAGATGGCCTTGTCCCCCTTAACGGGCGCGCTCTTTATCTTCACGAACCGCAGGCGCGACCGCGTGAAGATCCTCTATTGGGATCAGACCGGCTTTGCGCTGTGGTTAAAGCGCCTGGAGGCGGCGCGCTTTGCCTGGCCGCGCAAGGTCTCGGAGGCGGTCCTGACACTCTCGGAAGACCAGCTCCAGTGGCTGCTCGCGGGGTATGACATCACCCTCATGAAGCCGCATCCGTCCTTGGTGTATCAGCGGGTTTCCTAG
- a CDS encoding IS3 family transposase — MKYAYIASQRTHYPIGFMCRVLEVSTSGFFAWQARERAPQSDADAPLRAAIIQVHEESRRRYGRRRLTHALRAQGMRINPKRVHRVMREEGLRGVRKGRFVPRTTDSAHQRAIAPNVLQRRFSVDTAVPAWTSDITYVATREGWLYLAVIIALQTRQVLGYSLSDRMPDELVLNALRNACHLQTPPSGTVFHSDRGSQYASDDFRNALGALGMVASMSRKGNCWDNAVSESFFATLKTEEATEPYATKQDAHRAIAQYIHGFYNPVRLHSSLGYLSPNEYARRMQHPDQDPSMRSAA; from the coding sequence GTGAAGTACGCCTATATCGCCTCGCAGCGGACTCACTACCCGATCGGGTTCATGTGCCGGGTACTTGAGGTATCGACGTCGGGATTCTTCGCCTGGCAGGCCCGAGAACGTGCGCCACAGAGCGACGCGGACGCTCCGTTGCGTGCAGCGATCATACAGGTCCACGAGGAAAGCCGGCGCCGCTATGGTCGCCGGCGCCTCACGCATGCCCTGCGCGCACAGGGCATGCGCATCAACCCCAAACGTGTGCATCGAGTGATGCGCGAGGAAGGCTTGCGAGGCGTGCGTAAAGGGCGCTTCGTGCCGCGCACGACCGACAGTGCCCATCAGCGCGCCATCGCCCCGAACGTCCTACAGAGGCGATTTAGCGTCGACACAGCCGTGCCGGCCTGGACAAGCGACATCACGTACGTTGCCACTCGTGAGGGCTGGCTGTACCTGGCGGTGATTATCGCCTTACAGACACGCCAGGTGCTCGGCTACAGCCTCTCGGATCGCATGCCCGATGAGCTGGTGCTCAATGCGCTGCGCAATGCCTGCCATCTCCAGACACCGCCATCCGGTACGGTGTTTCATTCCGACCGCGGCAGCCAGTACGCCAGCGATGATTTCCGCAACGCTCTCGGCGCACTTGGCATGGTGGCCAGCATGAGTCGCAAGGGAAATTGCTGGGACAATGCGGTCTCGGAGAGCTTCTTCGCAACACTGAAGACCGAAGAAGCGACCGAGCCGTATGCGACAAAACAGGACGCCCACAGAGCGATCGCGCAATACATCCACGGATTCTACAATCCTGTCCGCCTGCACTCATCACTCGGATACTTGTCGCCCAACGAGTATGCGCGCAGAATGCAACACCCAGATCAAGACCCGTCTATGAGGTCCGCTGCGTAG
- a CDS encoding transposase: MHIELTTAFRRALEGYIRFVEGLLGANSQGATLGEASDRLREAVTTADYKAQAVSLAESLGAAKAARKLGISVKTLANWIRISRDGAGFAKDGKRRPVSDVEAENARLRAENAQLRMERDFIKKAAAYFAKESK; encoded by the coding sequence GTGCACATCGAGCTGACTACCGCCTTTCGCAGGGCACTGGAAGGATATATCCGTTTCGTCGAGGGGTTGCTGGGCGCCAACAGTCAGGGCGCGACCTTGGGCGAGGCCAGTGACCGGCTGCGTGAGGCAGTCACTACCGCCGATTACAAGGCGCAGGCAGTGTCATTGGCAGAGAGCCTCGGAGCGGCAAAGGCTGCCCGCAAGCTCGGTATTTCGGTCAAGACGCTGGCTAATTGGATCCGCATTTCGCGTGATGGAGCAGGGTTCGCCAAGGACGGGAAGCGCCGTCCTGTGAGCGATGTGGAAGCTGAGAATGCACGGCTTCGAGCCGAGAATGCTCAGCTGCGCATGGAGCGCGATTTCATAAAAAAAGCCGCAGCGTACTTTGCGAAGGAGTCCAAGTGA
- a CDS encoding helix-turn-helix domain-containing protein: MIHLKIRRFCPRVGVHLKGKTSWEIAKLLGITERTTIFHLNNTTKKLGAINWQHAVAKALMLNIVKPRLYRNS; encoded by the coding sequence ATGATCCACTTAAAGATCCGGAGATTTTGTCCAAGGGTTGGGGTCCACCTCAAAGGTAAGACGTCGTGGGAAATCGCCAAGCTCCTCGGCATCACCGAACGCACCACCATATTCCATCTCAATAACACAACGAAAAAACTGGGTGCAATCAATTGGCAGCATGCGGTGGCCAAGGCGCTCATGCTGAACATCGTCAAGCCGAGACTATACCGAAATAGCTGA